A single Streptomyces sannanensis DNA region contains:
- a CDS encoding pirin family protein: protein MSNLDRQATPSVCGGRGFVVAEPVRELLSPRRVTLGESTEVRRLLPNLGRRMVGAWCFVDHYGPDDIADQPGMQVPPHPHMGLQTVSWLHEGEVLHRDSLGSLQTIRPKELGLMTSGRAISHSEESPRPHARFLHGAQLWVALPDSHRHVEPHFQHHPELPVVTAPGFTATLILGEIDGAASPGTTYTPIVGADLALARGAEVSLPLEPDFEYAVLSMSGEAHVDGVPVLPGSMLYLGCGRSELPLRAESDAALMLLGGEPFEEELVMWWNFIGRSQADIEQARRDWMKGSRFGEVKGYDGGRLAAPELPPVPLKPRGRVR from the coding sequence ATGAGCAATCTCGATCGCCAGGCCACGCCATCCGTCTGCGGCGGCCGGGGCTTCGTCGTCGCCGAGCCGGTGCGTGAGCTCCTCAGTCCCCGCCGCGTAACGCTCGGCGAGTCCACCGAGGTGCGCAGACTGCTGCCCAACCTCGGCCGCCGCATGGTCGGCGCCTGGTGCTTCGTCGACCACTACGGGCCCGACGACATCGCCGACCAGCCCGGAATGCAGGTTCCGCCCCACCCCCACATGGGCCTCCAGACCGTCAGCTGGCTGCACGAGGGCGAAGTACTGCACCGGGACAGCCTGGGCAGCCTCCAGACCATCCGGCCCAAGGAACTCGGTCTGATGACCTCCGGCCGGGCGATCAGTCACTCGGAGGAAAGCCCCAGGCCGCACGCCAGGTTCCTGCACGGCGCACAGCTGTGGGTCGCCCTGCCCGACAGCCACCGCCACGTCGAACCGCACTTCCAGCACCACCCCGAGCTACCCGTCGTCACCGCCCCGGGTTTCACCGCCACCCTGATCCTCGGTGAAATCGACGGTGCCGCCTCGCCCGGCACCACCTACACCCCGATCGTCGGCGCCGACCTCGCCCTCGCCCGGGGCGCCGAGGTCTCCTTGCCGCTTGAACCCGACTTCGAGTACGCCGTGCTCTCCATGTCCGGCGAGGCCCATGTCGACGGCGTGCCCGTACTCCCCGGCTCGATGCTCTACCTCGGCTGTGGCCGCTCCGAACTCCCTCTGCGCGCCGAATCCGACGCCGCCCTGATGCTGCTCGGCGGCGAGCCCTTCGAGGAGGAGCTGGTCATGTGGTGGAACTTCATCGGGCGTTCGCAGGCGGACATCGAACAGGCGCGCAGGGACTGGATGAAGGGCTCCCGCTTCGGCGAGGTGAAGGGCTATGACGGGGGCCGACTGGCCGCGCCCGAACTCCCGCCGGTGCCGCTCAAACCGCGCGGACGAGTACGTTGA
- a CDS encoding tetratricopeptide repeat protein — MFFDAKEYVTAAGILTGLVEEEPGQVAPRLLLARAYYHSAQLRRAEAELRAVLERDPVEAYARLMLGRTLERQGRAAEAARELRLAVAMNPEFGA; from the coding sequence ATGTTCTTCGACGCCAAGGAGTACGTCACCGCGGCGGGCATCCTCACCGGTCTGGTCGAGGAGGAGCCCGGGCAGGTCGCGCCGCGGCTGCTGCTCGCCCGCGCCTACTACCACTCGGCGCAGCTGCGCCGGGCCGAGGCCGAGCTGCGGGCCGTCCTGGAGCGCGACCCGGTGGAGGCGTACGCGCGGCTGATGCTGGGCCGCACGCTGGAGCGCCAGGGCCGTGCTGCGGAGGCGGCCCGGGAGCTGCGACTGGCCGTCGCCATGAACCCGGAGTTCGGGGCCTGA
- a CDS encoding amidase, which yields MSTPLPAGLLDTARSLAQGDVSARELTEQTLERISASQPVLNAFRVVRAESALAEAEAADRLLSEGVRLPLLGVPVAVKDDMDVAGEPTAFGCPGSFPPKAADSEAVRRLRAAGAVIVGKTNTPELGQWPFTEGPAFGDTRNPWNTRHTPGGSSGGSAAAVAAGLVPAALGSDGAGSIRIPAAWTHLVGIKPQRGRISTWPDAEAFNGITVHGVLARTVADAALMLDAASGPHTGDLHRPPAVDASAAANRDPGRLRIALSTRMPFTATSKHLDPRVRAAVTRLAERLTALGHDVAAADPSYGAVGPAFIPRATAGLREWASRVPEPALLDPRTRGTVRLGGLLDGAPLRLARRAESVLHRRIGEIFDRFDVVLAPTTATPPPPVGALIGLSGHRLDRAVIAACPYAWPWNVLGWPGVNVPAGFTPDGLPLGAQLLGPAHSEPLLISLAAQLESDQRWFEHRPPPLHRPGPAS from the coding sequence GTGTCGACACCTCTCCCGGCGGGTCTGCTGGACACCGCCCGCTCCCTCGCCCAAGGCGACGTCTCCGCACGGGAGTTGACCGAGCAGACCCTCGAAAGGATCTCGGCGTCCCAGCCGGTGCTCAACGCCTTCCGGGTGGTACGCGCGGAGAGTGCGCTCGCCGAGGCCGAGGCCGCCGACCGGTTGCTGTCCGAGGGCGTCCGGCTGCCGCTGCTGGGTGTGCCGGTCGCCGTGAAGGACGACATGGACGTGGCCGGCGAACCGACCGCCTTCGGCTGTCCCGGCAGCTTCCCGCCGAAAGCCGCCGACAGCGAGGCGGTACGGCGCCTCAGGGCGGCCGGAGCCGTGATCGTCGGCAAGACGAACACCCCGGAGCTCGGGCAGTGGCCGTTCACCGAGGGGCCCGCTTTCGGGGACACCCGTAATCCCTGGAACACCCGCCACACACCCGGCGGTTCATCGGGCGGGTCGGCCGCCGCGGTGGCGGCGGGACTCGTCCCGGCCGCCCTCGGCTCCGACGGCGCGGGATCCATACGGATCCCCGCCGCCTGGACCCACCTGGTCGGCATCAAGCCCCAGCGCGGCCGCATCTCCACCTGGCCCGACGCCGAGGCCTTCAACGGCATCACCGTCCATGGCGTGCTGGCCCGTACGGTCGCCGACGCCGCGCTGATGCTGGACGCCGCGAGCGGACCGCACACCGGCGATCTGCACCGGCCGCCCGCCGTCGACGCGTCCGCCGCCGCGAACCGCGACCCCGGCCGGCTGCGCATCGCGCTCTCCACACGGATGCCGTTCACCGCCACGTCCAAGCACCTGGACCCTCGCGTACGGGCCGCGGTGACCCGGCTGGCCGAGCGGCTGACGGCCCTCGGCCATGACGTCGCGGCAGCGGACCCCTCGTACGGCGCGGTCGGACCGGCCTTCATACCGCGCGCCACCGCCGGCCTGCGCGAGTGGGCGTCCCGCGTACCGGAACCGGCCCTGCTCGACCCGCGCACCCGTGGCACCGTCCGTCTGGGCGGACTGCTCGACGGAGCCCCGCTGCGCCTGGCGCGCCGGGCGGAGTCCGTACTCCACCGCCGCATCGGCGAAATCTTCGACCGCTTCGACGTCGTTCTGGCACCGACCACCGCCACTCCCCCACCCCCGGTGGGCGCCCTGATCGGTCTCTCCGGCCACCGCCTCGACCGCGCGGTGATCGCGGCCTGCCCCTACGCCTGGCCGTGGAACGTCCTCGGCTGGCCCGGCGTCAACGTCCCCGCGGGCTTCACACCCGACGGCCTGCCGCTCGGCGCCCAGCTCCTCGGCCCGGCGCACAGCGAGCCGCTGCTGATCTCACTGGCCGCACAACTCGAGTCGGACCAGCGCTGGTTCGAGCACCGGCCGCCCCCGCTCCATCGCCCCGGGCCCGCCTCATAG
- a CDS encoding NAD(P)/FAD-dependent oxidoreductase → MTEESEYDVVVLGAGPTGENVADRTRAAGLSTAVVESELVGGECSYWACMPSKALLRPVIARADARRLPGLGQAVDGPLDTQAVLARRDEKTAHWKDDGQAEWVDGIGARLYRGHGRLTGPRRVTVSGPEGDRHILTARHAVAVCTGSRAVLPPLPGLAYGHVWTSREATSAQQVPGRLAVVGGGVVGTEMATAWRALGAEVTLLVRGDRLLPRMEPFAGDLVAEALTEAGVTVRTGVSVAALVRDSGAGHPVSLVLDGGEHIEADEVLFATGRAPRTEDIGLETVGLEPGAWLEVDDTCRVVGSDWLYAVGDVNRRALLTHQGKYQARIAGPAIAARAAGRPLDTGRWGAHTATADHAAVPQVVFTDPEAASVGLTLEAAEAAGYRVRAVDHDLGAVAGAGLYAEGYRGHARMIVDLDREVLLGATFVGPGVGELLHSATVAVAGEVPIDRLWHAVPAYPTISEVWLRLLETYRK, encoded by the coding sequence ATGACGGAGGAGTCGGAATACGACGTAGTGGTGCTGGGCGCAGGCCCCACCGGCGAGAACGTGGCGGACCGCACCAGGGCCGCCGGCCTGAGTACGGCGGTGGTGGAGTCCGAGCTGGTCGGCGGCGAATGCTCGTACTGGGCCTGCATGCCCAGCAAGGCGCTGCTGCGCCCGGTCATCGCCCGGGCGGACGCACGCCGCCTCCCCGGGCTTGGGCAGGCGGTGGACGGCCCGCTCGACACGCAGGCGGTGCTCGCCCGCCGGGACGAGAAGACCGCGCACTGGAAGGACGACGGCCAGGCCGAATGGGTGGACGGCATCGGCGCCAGGCTCTACCGCGGCCACGGCCGGCTGACCGGCCCCCGCCGGGTCACCGTCAGCGGCCCGGAGGGCGACCGCCACATCCTGACCGCGCGGCACGCGGTCGCCGTGTGCACCGGCAGCCGGGCCGTGCTGCCTCCGCTGCCCGGCCTCGCCTACGGGCATGTCTGGACCAGCCGCGAGGCAACCAGTGCCCAGCAGGTCCCCGGCAGGCTCGCCGTGGTCGGCGGGGGAGTGGTGGGCACCGAGATGGCCACCGCCTGGCGTGCCCTCGGGGCCGAGGTGACCCTCCTGGTGCGCGGCGACCGGCTGCTGCCCCGGATGGAGCCCTTCGCGGGTGACCTGGTCGCCGAGGCGCTGACCGAGGCCGGGGTCACGGTCCGTACCGGCGTCTCGGTCGCCGCGCTGGTACGGGACAGCGGCGCCGGACATCCCGTGTCCCTGGTTCTCGACGGCGGTGAGCACATCGAGGCCGACGAGGTGCTGTTCGCGACGGGCCGTGCCCCGCGCACCGAGGACATCGGCCTGGAGACGGTAGGCCTGGAGCCGGGCGCGTGGCTGGAGGTGGACGACACCTGCCGGGTGGTGGGCAGCGACTGGCTGTACGCGGTCGGGGACGTCAACCGGCGGGCGCTGCTCACCCATCAGGGCAAGTACCAGGCCCGTATCGCGGGCCCCGCCATCGCGGCCCGGGCGGCAGGCCGGCCGCTGGACACCGGCCGCTGGGGCGCGCACACCGCGACCGCCGACCACGCCGCCGTACCGCAGGTGGTCTTCACGGACCCGGAGGCCGCCTCCGTCGGCCTCACTCTCGAGGCCGCCGAAGCGGCCGGGTACCGGGTACGGGCCGTCGACCACGACCTCGGGGCGGTGGCGGGCGCCGGGCTGTACGCCGAGGGCTACCGCGGCCATGCCCGGATGATCGTCGACCTTGACCGGGAGGTCCTGCTGGGCGCGACGTTCGTGGGCCCCGGGGTCGGAGAGCTGCTGCACTCCGCAACCGTGGCGGTCGCCGGCGAGGTGCCCATCGACCGGCTGTGGCACGCGGTCCCGGCTTATCCGACCATCAGCGAGGTATGGCTGCGGCTGCTGGAGACGTACCGGAAGTGA
- a CDS encoding nucleoside hydrolase, with product MALAPIVLDSDPGLDDAVALQYLLGTGLWDLKAYTSVGGNAPAEQTFRNARGLARVFGIDGDVPVHRGSGRHISRTEYAVDFHGRTGLGEETLPDSTVPEQTEPAPAVLIRLSKRYEGELTVVATGPLTNVATALLADPGLAHRVRKLVFMGGAALVPGNVTAVAEFNIWADADAADIVVSSGIPYTMVGLDATHGWRFGHGDLARLEAAGPGQELTARMMRAYLKTYERNKGEDTCPLHDPLAVGVAADESFVSAATGTVVVECASELTRGKTVFLAEDKAGQYTYPPAVMARTRHSGRVALSTGPRDFSADFTETLLRRPAVAWRPAG from the coding sequence ATGGCGCTCGCACCGATCGTCCTCGACAGTGATCCGGGACTCGACGACGCCGTGGCCCTGCAGTATCTGCTCGGCACCGGGCTGTGGGATCTGAAGGCCTATACCAGCGTCGGAGGCAATGCCCCCGCCGAGCAGACCTTCCGCAATGCCCGCGGCCTGGCACGGGTCTTCGGCATCGACGGCGACGTACCGGTCCACCGCGGCTCCGGCCGGCACATCAGCCGGACCGAGTATGCCGTGGACTTCCACGGCAGGACGGGCCTGGGCGAGGAGACACTGCCCGATTCCACCGTCCCCGAGCAGACCGAGCCGGCGCCGGCCGTGCTGATCCGGCTGTCGAAGCGGTACGAGGGCGAGCTGACCGTCGTCGCCACCGGACCGCTCACCAATGTGGCCACCGCCCTGCTTGCCGACCCGGGCCTGGCCCACCGGGTCCGCAAGCTGGTCTTCATGGGCGGTGCCGCCCTCGTGCCCGGCAATGTCACCGCGGTCGCCGAGTTCAACATCTGGGCCGACGCGGACGCCGCCGACATCGTGGTCTCCAGCGGCATCCCATACACCATGGTCGGGCTGGACGCCACCCACGGCTGGCGCTTCGGCCACGGCGACCTGGCCCGCCTCGAGGCCGCGGGGCCCGGCCAGGAACTGACCGCCCGTATGATGCGCGCCTACCTGAAGACGTACGAACGCAACAAGGGCGAGGACACCTGCCCGCTGCACGACCCCCTCGCGGTGGGCGTCGCCGCCGACGAGTCGTTCGTCTCGGCGGCCACCGGCACGGTCGTCGTCGAGTGCGCGAGCGAACTGACGCGGGGGAAGACGGTGTTCCTGGCCGAGGACAAGGCCGGCCAGTACACCTACCCGCCCGCCGTCATGGCCCGTACCAGGCACTCCGGCCGGGTCGCCCTGTCCACCGGACCGCGCGACTTCAGCGCCGACTTCACCGAGACCCTGCTGCGCCGCCCTGCCGTCGCTTGGCGGCCCGCAGGATGA
- a CDS encoding DUF6131 family protein: protein MIILGVILLVIGFVTGISILWTIGIILAVIGVILWILGALGHSVGGRKHYW from the coding sequence ATGATCATCCTCGGCGTAATTCTGCTTGTCATCGGCTTCGTTACGGGAATCAGCATCCTGTGGACCATAGGCATCATCCTCGCCGTTATCGGAGTCATCCTCTGGATCCTCGGCGCCCTCGGACACTCCGTAGGCGGACGCAAGCACTACTGGTAA
- the trxA gene encoding thioredoxin, giving the protein MATVELTKDNFDQIVSENDFVLIDFWAAWCGPCRQFGPVFEAASERHEDLVFGKVDTEAQPELAAAFGISSIPTLMIVREKVAVFAQPGALPAPALEDLIGQARALDMDEVRKSVAEAEAG; this is encoded by the coding sequence GTGGCGACTGTCGAGCTCACCAAGGACAACTTCGATCAGATCGTGTCGGAGAACGACTTCGTTCTGATCGACTTCTGGGCCGCGTGGTGCGGTCCGTGCCGGCAGTTCGGACCGGTCTTCGAAGCGGCCTCCGAGCGCCACGAGGACCTGGTCTTCGGCAAGGTCGACACGGAGGCCCAGCCGGAGCTGGCAGCGGCCTTCGGGATCAGCTCCATCCCCACGCTGATGATCGTGCGGGAGAAGGTCGCGGTCTTCGCCCAGCCGGGCGCCCTGCCCGCGCCCGCCCTGGAGGATCTGATCGGCCAGGCCCGCGCACTGGACATGGACGAGGTCCGCAAGTCCGTCGCGGAGGCGGAGGCCGGCTGA
- a CDS encoding HemK2/MTQ2 family protein methyltransferase — MSCSALVGGKLPAGLIALPGVYRPQADTQLLAAALDHEDLGPQTDVLEIGTGTGALALHAAGRGARVTAVDVSWPAVVTARLNALRRRLPLRVLHGDFAARTARRRFDLVVANPPYVPAPRARLPSHGPERAWDAGLDGRTVIDRICSAAPALLRPGGTLLMVHSGMCGAEETVARLTRGQLVAEVTATASIPWGPVLRSRRAWLERQGLAAQAEQWEELVIIRARHL, encoded by the coding sequence ATGTCCTGTTCGGCTCTGGTTGGGGGCAAACTGCCCGCGGGCCTGATCGCTCTGCCGGGTGTCTACCGGCCGCAGGCAGACACCCAACTCCTCGCGGCGGCGCTCGACCATGAGGACCTGGGGCCCCAGACCGACGTGCTGGAGATCGGTACGGGCACAGGCGCCCTGGCCCTGCATGCCGCGGGCCGCGGCGCGCGGGTCACGGCGGTCGACGTTTCCTGGCCGGCGGTGGTCACGGCACGCCTGAACGCCCTGCGCCGGCGGCTTCCCCTGCGGGTGCTGCACGGCGACTTCGCGGCGCGTACCGCCCGGCGCCGCTTCGACCTGGTCGTCGCAAATCCACCGTACGTCCCCGCCCCGCGGGCCCGACTGCCTTCACACGGGCCGGAGCGCGCCTGGGACGCCGGTCTCGACGGGCGCACGGTCATCGACCGGATCTGCTCGGCCGCTCCGGCTTTGCTGCGCCCCGGGGGCACCCTGCTGATGGTGCATTCGGGGATGTGCGGGGCCGAGGAGACCGTCGCCCGGCTGACCCGCGGGCAGCTGGTCGCCGAGGTCACGGCAACGGCCTCCATACCGTGGGGCCCCGTACTGCGCTCGCGGCGGGCCTGGTTGGAGCGCCAGGGTCTGGCGGCCCAAGCCGAGCAATGGGAAGAACTGGTGATCATCCGTGCCCGACACCTCTGA
- a CDS encoding SRPBCC family protein, giving the protein MAVRHQLIRRPPQAVWAVLADPDAYGEWVVGPSESTPLDGAWPGVGSRLRYTVRLGPWSLDGVTTVRHTEPGRELELEASFKSLGTARIFLQLRPWGGETLVVCDEHPLRGIGGTLHNPATEALLQLRHRGMLARLAKVVERRHGEVRHA; this is encoded by the coding sequence ATGGCTGTCCGACACCAGTTGATCCGGCGTCCCCCTCAGGCGGTGTGGGCGGTGCTCGCGGATCCGGACGCGTACGGAGAATGGGTGGTGGGGCCCTCCGAGTCCACGCCCCTCGATGGCGCCTGGCCCGGGGTCGGCTCGCGACTCCGTTACACCGTCCGCCTGGGCCCCTGGTCGCTCGACGGAGTCACCACTGTCCGGCACACCGAGCCTGGCCGCGAGCTGGAACTGGAGGCCTCCTTCAAGTCCCTCGGTACGGCACGGATCTTCCTCCAGCTCCGGCCGTGGGGCGGGGAGACCCTCGTCGTCTGCGACGAGCACCCCCTGCGCGGCATCGGCGGCACCCTCCACAACCCCGCCACCGAAGCGCTGCTCCAGCTCCGCCACCGCGGCATGCTGGCCCGTCTGGCCAAGGTCGTGGAACGGCGGCACGGCGAGGTGCGCCATGCCTGA
- a CDS encoding methyltransferase produces the protein MNRFSTPWGEFDLTRFPEDPRDQLRAWDAADEYLLRHLKGTDGEPADLAGTVVVVGDRWGALVTALAGHRPVQITDSFLGRQATLANLARNGADADAVRLLSTRDTPPERIDVLLVRVPKSLALLEDQLHRLAPAVHAGTVVVGTGMVTEIHTSTLKLFEQILGPTRTSLAVKKARLIFCSPDPGLPRTASPWPLTYALPQDIGAISGRTVTNHAGIFCAERLDIGSRFLLQNLPRRRGPEHVVDLGCGNGVIGTAAALSNPESEVTFIDESYQAVASAEATFRANSDARAEFLAGDALSAVPAGTVDLVLNNPPFHSHRATTDATAWRMFTGARRALRPGGELWVVGNRHLGYHVKLRKLFGNCEVVAGNPKFVILRAAKRRQGGAAGSR, from the coding sequence ATGAACCGTTTCTCGACGCCTTGGGGCGAGTTCGATCTCACCCGCTTTCCGGAGGACCCGCGCGACCAGCTGCGCGCCTGGGACGCCGCCGACGAGTACCTGCTGCGACACCTGAAGGGAACCGACGGCGAGCCGGCGGACCTCGCCGGCACCGTCGTCGTGGTGGGCGACCGGTGGGGTGCCCTGGTCACCGCACTGGCCGGGCACCGCCCCGTGCAGATCACCGACTCGTTCCTCGGCCGGCAGGCGACCCTGGCCAACCTCGCGCGCAACGGTGCCGACGCGGACGCGGTGCGACTGCTGTCGACCCGGGACACGCCCCCGGAGCGGATCGATGTGCTGCTGGTCCGGGTCCCCAAGAGCCTGGCGCTGCTGGAGGACCAGCTGCACCGCCTGGCGCCCGCGGTGCACGCGGGTACGGTCGTCGTCGGGACGGGCATGGTCACCGAGATCCACACCTCGACGCTGAAGCTGTTCGAGCAGATCCTCGGCCCGACCCGGACCTCCCTCGCGGTCAAGAAGGCCCGACTGATCTTCTGCTCACCGGACCCCGGACTCCCCCGCACCGCCAGCCCCTGGCCGCTCACCTACGCGCTTCCGCAGGACATCGGAGCGATCTCCGGCCGGACCGTGACCAACCACGCGGGCATCTTCTGCGCGGAACGCCTCGACATCGGGAGCCGCTTCCTGCTGCAGAACCTCCCCCGGCGACGGGGCCCGGAGCACGTCGTGGACCTGGGCTGCGGCAACGGTGTGATCGGCACGGCCGCGGCGCTGTCCAATCCCGAGTCCGAGGTGACCTTCATCGACGAGTCGTACCAGGCGGTGGCCTCGGCGGAGGCCACGTTCCGGGCGAACTCCGACGCCAGGGCGGAGTTCCTGGCCGGTGACGCGCTGTCGGCCGTACCGGCCGGGACGGTGGACCTGGTGCTGAACAATCCTCCGTTCCACTCGCACCGGGCGACCACGGACGCGACGGCCTGGCGCATGTTCACCGGGGCGCGCAGGGCGCTGCGGCCGGGCGGTGAGCTGTGGGTCGTCGGCAACCGCCATCTCGGGTACCACGTGAAGCTTCGCAAGCTCTTCGGCAACTGCGAAGTCGTCGCCGGTAACCCCAAGTTCGTCATCCTGCGGGCCGCCAAGCGACGGCAGGGCGGCGCAGCAGGGTCTCGGTGA
- a CDS encoding TIGR02452 family protein yields MSRRLRNIAQQTMEIVRAGGYETPAGHEVSIAASVAAAEAGTRLYGPDPVPVTPDRDFTTVIEVTAESSLEAARRLVSAAPDPVAVLGFASARNPGGGFLNGAQAQEEALCRSSALYACLLRVPEFYDHHRVERDVFYSDRVIHSPGVPVFRDDRGTLLEEPYRAGFLTAPAPNAGVILRTTPELAGRIPAALADRAERVLETAAVCGYRRLVLGAWGCGVFRNDPAQVANAFQALLMAGGRFSGHFEHIVFGVLDRTPDAATRRAFETAFHHGALR; encoded by the coding sequence ATGAGCAGACGCCTGCGGAACATCGCACAGCAGACCATGGAGATCGTCAGGGCCGGCGGGTACGAGACACCCGCGGGGCACGAGGTGTCGATCGCCGCCTCCGTGGCCGCGGCCGAGGCGGGAACCCGGCTGTACGGTCCGGACCCCGTCCCGGTGACACCCGACCGGGACTTTACGACAGTAATCGAAGTCACGGCCGAAAGCAGCCTGGAGGCTGCCCGCCGTCTCGTATCCGCCGCGCCGGACCCGGTCGCCGTCCTCGGTTTCGCCTCGGCACGCAATCCTGGCGGAGGCTTCCTGAACGGCGCCCAGGCACAGGAGGAGGCACTGTGCCGGTCCTCCGCGCTGTACGCCTGCCTGCTGCGGGTGCCGGAGTTCTACGACCACCACCGGGTCGAGCGTGATGTCTTCTACTCCGACCGGGTGATTCACTCGCCGGGCGTGCCGGTCTTCCGCGACGACCGGGGCACGCTTCTGGAAGAGCCGTACCGGGCGGGTTTCCTGACCGCGCCCGCACCCAACGCCGGGGTGATCCTGCGGACCACGCCGGAGCTGGCCGGCCGGATCCCGGCCGCACTGGCGGACCGCGCCGAACGAGTGCTGGAGACCGCCGCCGTCTGCGGCTACCGGAGGCTGGTGCTGGGGGCCTGGGGCTGCGGGGTGTTCCGCAACGACCCGGCGCAGGTGGCGAACGCATTCCAGGCGCTGCTGATGGCAGGGGGCCGGTTCTCCGGCCATTTCGAGCACATCGTCTTCGGCGTACTGGACCGTACGCCCGATGCGGCCACCCGCCGGGCGTTCGAGACGGCGTTTCACCATGGGGCCCTTCGGTAG
- a CDS encoding NAD(P)/FAD-dependent oxidoreductase codes for MPDAVVIGAGPNGLVAANLLADAGWNVEVLEAQEEPGGAVRSDRGVHPDYVSDVFSAFYPLAAASPVLARLDLAAEGLRWSHAPRVLAHPLLDGRCAVLERRVQETASGLEAFAPADGDAWRDMYSLWSRVGPDLVQALFTPFPPVRAGLHLAAKLRAAGGLRLARNLALPVRRLGEEEFTGAGGRLLLAGNALHADLSPEAAGSGGFGWLMSMLGQSHGFPVPVGGADALTAALVGRLRRRGGALRCGERVTSVVVRGDRAVGVRTARGETVGARRAVLADTSATALYRDLVGQEHLPSRLLRDLERFQWDFATFKVDWALTGPVPWTARQAAGAGTVHVAAGIDGLTRFASQIAMGQVPDEPFALFGQMTTADPSRSPAGTESAWAYTHLPQHITSDAGPDGITGRWDAREQEAMADRIEAQVERFAPGFRTLIGARRILAPTTLQAMNENLHNGAINNGTTALHQQAIFRPTPGTGRPETPVKGLYLASAAAHPGGGVHGAPGANAARAALRAQGLHTLLHRGQRI; via the coding sequence ATGCCTGACGCTGTGGTGATCGGCGCGGGCCCCAACGGGCTGGTGGCCGCGAACCTGTTGGCGGACGCCGGCTGGAACGTGGAGGTCCTGGAGGCCCAGGAGGAACCCGGCGGGGCGGTACGCAGTGACCGCGGTGTCCATCCGGACTACGTCTCGGACGTCTTCAGCGCGTTCTACCCGCTCGCCGCCGCCTCCCCAGTCCTCGCCCGCCTCGACCTCGCCGCCGAGGGACTGCGATGGAGCCACGCCCCGCGCGTGTTGGCCCACCCACTGCTGGACGGCAGGTGCGCGGTCCTCGAACGCCGCGTGCAGGAGACCGCATCCGGGCTGGAGGCGTTCGCGCCGGCCGACGGCGACGCCTGGCGTGACATGTACAGTCTCTGGAGCCGCGTCGGGCCCGATCTCGTCCAGGCCCTGTTCACCCCCTTCCCACCGGTCCGCGCCGGCCTCCACCTGGCCGCGAAGCTCCGAGCTGCGGGCGGACTCCGACTGGCCCGGAACCTGGCCCTGCCCGTGCGCCGCCTGGGCGAGGAGGAGTTCACGGGCGCGGGCGGCCGACTTCTGCTGGCCGGCAACGCCCTGCACGCCGACCTGTCCCCGGAAGCCGCCGGGAGTGGCGGCTTCGGCTGGCTGATGTCGATGCTCGGTCAGAGCCACGGCTTCCCGGTCCCCGTGGGAGGGGCCGACGCCCTGACCGCAGCGCTCGTGGGCCGCCTCCGGCGCCGCGGGGGCGCCCTGCGCTGCGGGGAGCGGGTCACGTCAGTCGTCGTACGCGGTGACAGGGCCGTGGGGGTGCGGACGGCCCGCGGAGAAACGGTAGGCGCACGTCGGGCCGTGCTCGCCGATACGTCGGCAACCGCGCTGTACCGGGACCTCGTCGGGCAGGAACACCTCCCGTCCCGCCTGCTACGGGACCTGGAACGCTTCCAGTGGGACTTCGCGACCTTCAAGGTCGACTGGGCCCTGACCGGCCCGGTGCCGTGGACGGCACGGCAGGCCGCCGGGGCCGGCACGGTCCACGTCGCCGCCGGCATCGACGGCCTGACCCGGTTCGCCTCGCAGATCGCCATGGGGCAGGTTCCCGACGAACCGTTCGCCCTCTTCGGCCAGATGACCACAGCGGATCCCAGCCGCTCACCGGCCGGCACCGAATCGGCGTGGGCCTACACCCACCTGCCCCAGCACATCACCTCCGACGCAGGCCCCGACGGCATCACAGGCCGGTGGGACGCCCGTGAGCAGGAAGCGATGGCGGACCGCATCGAAGCGCAGGTGGAACGGTTCGCCCCCGGATTCCGTACGCTGATCGGCGCCCGCCGCATCCTGGCCCCCACCACCCTCCAGGCCATGAACGAGAACCTCCACAACGGCGCCATCAACAACGGCACCACCGCCCTCCACCAGCAGGCGATCTTCCGCCCCACCCCCGGCACCGGTCGGCCCGAGACCCCGGTCAAGGGCCTCTACCTCGCCTCCGCAGCCGCCCACCCGGGCGGAGGAGTCCACGGAGCACCCGGCGCGAACGCCGCCCGGGCAGCACTCCGGGCCCAGGGATTGCACACCCTCCTCCACCGCGGTCAACGCATCTGA